From Desulforhopalus sp., one genomic window encodes:
- the gpmI gene encoding 2,3-bisphosphoglycerate-independent phosphoglycerate mutase, with translation MTTQSLTPLAGYTPFAGPVVTIIMDGVGIGAQDESDGVYIANTPILDKLFQEPLMVRLKAHGTAVGLPSDGDMGNSEVGHNALGAGRVFAQGAQLVNEALQSGRIFAGEAWRQLQRSSREGGTIHFIGLLSDGNVHSHIDQLNALLDRCMAEGFPKVRVHVLLDGRDVDQKSALRYVEPLEAKLAGCSATGRDYRIASGGGRMVTTMDRYNANWAVVENGWRAHVLGEGRAFPSAAAAVRTYYAEDPEMTDQYMAAFVVADGGGPVGRIADGDGVVFFNFRGDRAIEISRAFEEADFREFDRLRLPKVFFAGMMQYDGDAQIPKNYLVEPPAIDRTLSEYLCAAGVTSYAISETQKFGHVTYFWNGNRSGYINRELETYEEILSDKVMFDQRPWMKAGEITDKVIAAVESGRHKFIRLNFPNGDMVGHTGVVPAVRIAVETVDLCLGRILHALEKAGGLAVITADHGNADCLWTNKKGKIAPMVAHTLNPVPFIIKDYSVANHFKLTGVEGPGLANVAATLCCLLGFAPPKEYEPALVELVR, from the coding sequence ATGACAACACAATCACTCACACCTCTCGCTGGCTATACCCCTTTTGCCGGACCGGTGGTGACCATCATCATGGACGGGGTGGGGATCGGGGCGCAGGATGAAAGTGATGGCGTCTACATCGCTAACACCCCGATTCTTGACAAACTTTTTCAGGAACCACTGATGGTCCGCCTGAAGGCGCACGGTACAGCGGTCGGTCTGCCCTCTGATGGCGACATGGGCAATTCCGAGGTCGGCCATAATGCCCTTGGGGCCGGGAGGGTCTTTGCCCAGGGCGCGCAACTGGTCAACGAGGCGCTGCAGTCGGGGCGCATCTTTGCAGGGGAGGCGTGGCGGCAGCTGCAACGCTCCAGCCGGGAGGGTGGGACCATCCACTTCATTGGCCTGCTCTCCGACGGCAATGTCCACAGCCATATCGATCAGCTCAATGCCTTGCTCGACCGGTGCATGGCGGAGGGTTTCCCGAAGGTGCGGGTGCATGTCCTTCTCGATGGCCGGGACGTCGATCAGAAAAGCGCCCTGCGCTATGTCGAACCCCTGGAGGCGAAACTTGCTGGCTGTTCAGCCACCGGCCGGGATTATCGCATTGCCTCCGGCGGCGGGCGAATGGTCACCACCATGGACCGCTATAACGCCAACTGGGCGGTTGTCGAAAATGGCTGGCGAGCCCATGTGCTGGGAGAGGGCAGGGCCTTCCCGTCGGCTGCCGCGGCAGTCCGGACCTATTATGCCGAAGATCCGGAGATGACCGACCAGTATATGGCCGCCTTCGTCGTCGCCGATGGCGGTGGCCCGGTCGGCAGGATAGCGGACGGCGATGGCGTGGTGTTTTTTAACTTCCGCGGGGACAGGGCGATTGAGATCTCCAGGGCCTTTGAAGAGGCCGATTTTCGCGAGTTCGACCGGCTGCGGCTGCCAAAGGTGTTCTTTGCCGGGATGATGCAGTATGATGGCGATGCGCAGATTCCGAAAAACTACCTGGTCGAGCCGCCGGCCATCGACCGCACCCTTAGCGAGTATCTGTGCGCCGCTGGAGTCACGTCCTATGCCATCTCCGAAACCCAGAAATTCGGTCATGTCACCTATTTCTGGAACGGCAACCGATCCGGTTATATAAACCGGGAGCTTGAGACCTATGAGGAAATCCTCTCCGACAAGGTGATGTTTGATCAGCGGCCATGGATGAAAGCAGGGGAGATCACCGACAAGGTTATTGCCGCTGTTGAGAGCGGCCGCCATAAGTTTATCCGGCTGAATTTTCCGAACGGCGATATGGTCGGTCATACCGGGGTGGTTCCGGCGGTACGCATTGCCGTGGAAACCGTCGATCTCTGTCTTGGCCGGATTCTCCATGCCCTGGAGAAGGCCGGGGGCCTTGCGGTGATCACCGCCGATCACGGCAACGCTGACTGTTTGTGGACCAATAAAAAGGGCAAGATTGCCCCAATGGTCGCCCATACCCTCAACCCGGTGCCGTTTATCATCAAGGATTACAGCGTTGCCAACCATTTCAAATTGACGGGCGTCGAGGGGCCGGGCCTTGCCAATGTTGCGGCAACGCTTTGCTGTCTACTCGGTTTTGCCCCACCAAAAGAATATGAGCCGGCCCTGGTCGAACTCGTTCGATAA
- a CDS encoding DUF615 domain-containing protein, producing the protein MSEYISKSAQKRRFKDEEGVAEELSLLTDKDLKRLPASQLVKDEIIRCRTVKGGARKRQVKYLAKVMREDPMEEILEFLADRKGSQVKVTKLQREVERLRDVIINEAIEDQQDALQAGEVWEVDWQGPEIDAVVGHYPVDEGDLRRTVHQYVKTRIHTYHREIFRILKAAVEKEEMLRKKE; encoded by the coding sequence ATGTCAGAATATATCAGCAAATCGGCACAGAAACGGCGGTTCAAGGATGAAGAGGGTGTCGCCGAAGAGCTCAGTCTGCTCACCGACAAGGATTTAAAACGCCTGCCCGCCAGCCAACTGGTGAAAGATGAGATCATCCGCTGCCGGACCGTCAAGGGTGGCGCGAGAAAACGCCAGGTGAAGTATCTCGCCAAGGTCATGCGGGAAGATCCCATGGAGGAAATCCTCGAATTTCTTGCCGATCGCAAGGGCTCGCAGGTGAAGGTGACGAAACTGCAGCGGGAGGTGGAGCGGCTACGTGACGTCATTATCAATGAGGCCATCGAGGATCAGCAAGACGCCCTCCAGGCTGGTGAGGTCTGGGAAGTCGATTGGCAGGGCCCGGAAATCGATGCCGTGGTCGGCCATTACCCGGTGGATGAAGGCGATTTGCGCCGGACCGTCCACCAGTATGTGAAGACACGAATCCATACCTATCACCGGGAGATATTCCGCATTCTCAAGGCGGCGGTCGAAAAGGAAGAAATGCTGCGGAAAAAGGAATGA
- a CDS encoding HAMP domain-containing histidine kinase, giving the protein METYFAPAKRTRGDALSRQIDMVSQSPLLNTFLSTMAGILVILNEDRQVIGLNHAFLKMLGIADPGVALGLRFGESVGCPNAKIMAGGCGTSKLCASCGAVIAIMTSLQTNEKAERVCTLELDDKGQTRNMVLLVRTSPMDSMGHRLLVVAVQDITQEHFRANLERVFYHDINNVLTSLLGPSELLLREMPYRWEVVQINEAAKRLRQEVALQRELSLAGGSGFSPDRRQVSLSEINKDIELLMRGHAAAEGRTIQMVQDCEDCLIYTDKILVSRVLANMLINALEATLVGGAVKYTTRREGPRIVWEVWNNACIAEGIQGRIFQRHFSTKTDIGRGLGTFSMKLFGETYLRGNICFTSREGSGTVFAFSLPVQL; this is encoded by the coding sequence ATGGAAACGTATTTTGCTCCCGCCAAAAGAACACGTGGTGATGCTCTCAGCCGGCAGATCGACATGGTCAGCCAAAGCCCCCTCCTCAACACCTTTCTCAGCACCATGGCCGGAATTCTGGTGATTCTCAATGAGGACCGTCAGGTCATTGGCCTCAATCACGCCTTTTTGAAAATGCTGGGTATTGCCGATCCGGGAGTGGCCCTGGGGCTGCGTTTTGGCGAGAGTGTCGGTTGTCCCAACGCCAAGATCATGGCCGGCGGTTGCGGAACGAGCAAACTTTGTGCATCCTGCGGCGCGGTAATTGCCATTATGACCTCCCTGCAAACCAATGAAAAGGCCGAGCGGGTCTGTACACTTGAACTGGATGACAAGGGGCAAACCAGGAACATGGTCTTGCTGGTACGGACAAGTCCGATGGACAGCATGGGCCATCGGCTCTTAGTGGTGGCCGTCCAGGATATTACCCAGGAGCATTTCCGTGCCAATCTTGAGCGGGTATTTTATCATGATATCAATAATGTGCTGACATCCTTGCTGGGTCCGAGCGAGTTGCTTCTACGAGAAATGCCGTACCGGTGGGAGGTCGTTCAGATCAATGAGGCGGCCAAACGCTTGCGTCAGGAGGTAGCCCTCCAACGGGAGCTCAGCCTTGCCGGAGGTTCCGGTTTCAGTCCAGATCGGCGGCAGGTGTCTTTGAGCGAGATCAATAAGGACATCGAACTGCTCATGCGCGGCCACGCGGCCGCTGAGGGACGGACTATACAGATGGTGCAGGACTGCGAGGATTGTCTGATATATACCGACAAGATATTGGTCAGCCGCGTTCTTGCCAATATGCTGATCAACGCCCTGGAGGCCACCTTGGTCGGTGGCGCGGTAAAATATACCACCCGGCGAGAGGGCCCGCGTATTGTCTGGGAGGTCTGGAACAATGCCTGTATTGCCGAGGGGATCCAGGGAAGAATTTTTCAGCGGCATTTCAGTACAAAAACCGATATTGGCAGAGGCCTCGGTACCTTTTCGATGAAACTGTTCGGCGAAACCTACCTGCGGGGGAATATCTGCTTTACCTCCCGGGAAGGTAGCGGGACGGTGTTCGCCTTCAGCTTGCCGGTGCAGTTGTAA
- the folE2 gene encoding GTP cyclohydrolase FolE2, which produces MSKKMHIQTVGLRGLKTPVKVKEKGGKLQNTIATVSMQAHLHDGSKDNCVETFTSILSTHLGELSVTSFSTILAEMKAGLQAKSVRLEMTFPYFLDKRAPVSDTHSLMEYTCTFSGGIGADEGFILTVGVPVTTLCPCSKEISKGGAHNQRAEVTLNVKFKNFIWAEDLIEMIERSASCDVYALLKRPDEKFVTEKAFNNPMFVEDVVRKVAVSALAEPNIIWFSAGVESFESIHKHSAYAYVDSDELR; this is translated from the coding sequence TTGAGCAAAAAAATGCATATCCAAACGGTCGGCTTACGGGGTCTGAAGACTCCGGTGAAAGTCAAGGAAAAGGGCGGAAAGCTGCAAAACACCATCGCCACCGTTTCCATGCAGGCCCATCTTCATGATGGCAGTAAGGATAATTGCGTCGAGACCTTCACCTCTATCCTCAGCACCCACCTCGGTGAGCTTTCGGTCACCAGCTTTTCGACAATCCTCGCCGAGATGAAGGCCGGCTTGCAGGCAAAAAGCGTCCGCCTGGAAATGACCTTCCCCTATTTCCTCGACAAGAGGGCACCGGTCAGCGACACCCACAGCCTGATGGAATATACCTGTACCTTTTCCGGCGGGATCGGTGCCGATGAAGGCTTTATATTGACGGTAGGCGTGCCGGTTACCACCCTCTGTCCCTGTTCGAAGGAGATCAGCAAGGGAGGGGCTCACAACCAGCGGGCGGAGGTTACCCTCAACGTCAAATTCAAAAATTTCATCTGGGCAGAGGATTTGATCGAAATGATCGAGCGTTCCGCTTCCTGCGATGTGTATGCCCTCCTCAAGCGGCCGGATGAAAAATTCGTGACGGAAAAGGCCTTTAACAATCCGATGTTTGTCGAGGATGTAGTGCGCAAGGTGGCGGTCTCGGCCCTGGCCGAACCGAACATTATCTGGTTTTCCGCCGGAGTGGAAAGCTTCGAGTCAATCCATAAACATAGCGCCTATGCCTATGTTGACAGCGACGAACTGCGCTAG